In Phragmites australis chromosome 17, lpPhrAust1.1, whole genome shotgun sequence, the following are encoded in one genomic region:
- the LOC133897302 gene encoding cysteine--tRNA ligase CPS1, chloroplastic/mitochondrial isoform X2 — MSHLQCLPPSVEPRVSDHIDQIINMIRQILDNSCAYVVGGDVYFSVDNFPEYGELSGRKLDDNRAGERVAVDERKRNPADFALWKAAKDGEPWWDSPWGPGRPGWHIECSAMSAHYLGHSFDIHGGGEDLIFPHHENEIAQSRAACCDSCINYWIHNGFVNVNSQKMSKSLGNFVTIRKVIEMYHPLALRMFLLGTHYRSPINYTIEQLNVASDRLYYTYQTLCDCEESCHQQQSNTGDSVPANTLNYIQKLHNEFETSMSDDLHTSVALAAISEPLKVMNDLLHTRKGKKQEKRLESLSALEEKIRVVLSVLGLLPSSYHEALQQLREKALRRASVTEEHVLQKIEERTSARKAKQYEKSDEIRRELAAVGIALMDGPDGTTWRPSVPLSEEGVVAKT; from the exons ATGTCCCATCTTCAATGTTTACCACCATCTGTGGAGCCCCGTGTTTCAGATCACATTGATCAGATTATTAACATGATTAGACAG ATCCTTGATAACAGTTGCGCATATGTAGTGGGTGGGGATGTCTATTTCTCTGTTGACAATTTTCCTGAATATGGAGAGTTATCTGGTCGAAAACTAGATGATAATAGAGCTGGCGAAAGGGTTGCAGTTGATGAGAGGAAGAGAAATCCAGCTGATTTTGCTCTATGGAAG GCTGCAAAAGATGGGGAGCCATGGTGGGATAGCCCTTGGGGCCCTGGAAGACCAGGATGGCACATAGAATGCAGTGCCATGAGTGCACATTATTTGGGCCATTCTTTTGACATACATGGTGGTGGGGAGGATCTCATCTTTCCACACCATGAGAATGAGATCGCTCAGAGCCGTGCTGCATGTTGTGACAGCTGCATAAATTACTGGATACACAATGGTTTTGTCAATGTAAATAGCCAAAAAATGTCTAAATCACTTGGTAACTTCGTCACCATACGCAAG GTAATAGAGATGTACCACCCGCTTGCTTTGAGAATGTTCTTACTTGGGACACACTACAGGTCCCCCATCAACTACACAATAGAACAACTGAATGTTGCATCAGATAGACTGTACTACACGTATCAG ACATTATGTGATTGTGAAGAGAGTTGCCATCAGCAACAAAGCAACACTGGAGATTCGGTGCCTGCTAATACCTTAAATTACATCCAGAAACTTCACAATGAATTTGAGACTTCGATGTCAGATGATCTTCACACTTCAGTGGCATTGGCTGCTATTTCTGAACCACTGAAAGTTATGAATGATTTGTTGCACACTCGTAAG GGAAAGAAGCAGGAAAAACGATTGGAATCTCTTTCTGCCTTAGAAGAGAAAATAAGAGTAGTGCTCTCTGTTCTAGGATTGCTGCCTTCAAGTTATCATGAG gCTCTGCAACAGCTGCGGGAAAAAGCACTGAGACGAGCTTCCGTCACGGAGGAGCATGTACTGCAGAAGATTGAAGAGAGGACTTCAGCAAGGAAGGCGAAGCAGTACGAAAAATCTGACGAGATCCGAAGAGAATTGGCTGCTGTTGGAATTGCCCTCATGGATGGTCCTGACGGAACGACGTGGAGACCATCTGTACCTCTTTCTGAGGAAGGGGTGGTTGCTAAGACATGA